The Phoenix dactylifera cultivar Barhee BC4 chromosome 15, palm_55x_up_171113_PBpolish2nd_filt_p, whole genome shotgun sequence genome contains a region encoding:
- the LOC103697253 gene encoding BTB/POZ domain-containing protein NPY4-like — MKFMKLGSKPDCFQTDGNGVRFVATELATDMVVHVGNVKFRLHKFPLLSKSSCLQKLVAATNDESNDEIHIPDIPGGPAAFEICAKFCYGMTVTLNAYNVVATRCAAEYLEMHEAVEKGNLIYKIEVFLKTSIFRSWKDSIIVLQTTKSLLPWSEDLKLVSHCIDSITFKASIDACKVEWSYTYNRKNLLSENGLDPHWHAVKKQPSVPKDWWVEDLCELEMDLYKQLIMAIKAKGRMSSEVIGEALKAYTYRRLPGFGEGSMIHGGDGMKSRSLLETIIWLLPAEKCSVSCSFLLKLLRHASLLDCSDMAKKELIKRVGNQLEEASVPDLLIPSMAGEDTVYDIDMVLSIVEKFVMQDNNAAQTTPKVSEVLEETRSPALVSGGSKILVAKLVDGYLAEIAKDPNLPLPKFVDLAQMVSADSRPVHDGLYRAIDMYLKEHPCLSKSERKKLCRLMDCKKLSVNACTHAVQNERLPLRVVVQVLFFEQVRAAAATAGQTVNSGGSYGSSRSGVTTNTEDDWDGVPTVEDLKSLKSMKLMDGKESERTSSSNNASKNNGNDRAGSVEVKGMMMPKKILGKLLSSKGQGGENSSSDTSGSPGSANRDEPKSTPSRNTRHHVS, encoded by the exons GTTTGTGGCAACTGAGTTGGCAACTGACATGGTTGTTCATGTAGGAAATGTTAAATTCCGTCTACACAAG TTTCCTCTTTTGTCCAAGAGTTCTTGCTTGCAAAAATTAGTGGCAGCTACCAATGATGAAAGCAATGATGAGATTCACATTCCTGATATCCCTGGTGGCCCTGCTgcctttgagatttgtgctaaATTTTGTTATGGCATGACTGTCACCCTCAATGCTTACAATGTGGTTGCAACCAGATGTGCAGCAGAGTATCTTGAAATGCATGAAGCTGTAGAGAAAGGGAATCTAATATATAAAATCGAAGTCTTCCTCAAGACGAGCATATTCCGTAGCTGGAAAGACTCGATCATAGTTCTCCAGACTACAAAATCTCTGCTGCCTTGGTCTGAGGACCTGAAGTTGGTGAGTCACTGTATAGATTCTATAACTTTCAAGGCCTCTATCGATGCTTGTAAGGTGGAATGGTCCTACACCTACAATCGAAAGAATCTTCTATCAGAAAACGGACTTGATCCTCATTGGCATGCAGTCAAAAAACAGCCATCAGTACCCAAGGACTGGTGGGTTGAGGACTTGTGCGAGCTTGAAATGGATTTGTACAAGCAGCTTATAATGGCTATCAAAGCAAAGGGAAGAATGTCCAGTGAAGTGATTGGAGAAGCTCTGAAAGCTTACACATATAGAAGACTCCCGGGTTTTGGCGAAGGTTCCATGATCCATGGAGGTGATGGCATGAAAAGTAGGTCACTGCTGGAGACCATTATCTGGTTATTGCCGGCAGAAAAATGTTCGGTATCATGCAGTTTCCTTCTTAAGCTACTAAGACATGCAAGTTTATTGGATTGCAGTGACATGGCTAAGAAAGAGCTCATCAAGCGAGTAGGCAACCAATTAGAAGAAGCTTCAGTGCCTGATCTTTTGATCCCCAGCATGGCAGGGGAGGACACTGTCTATGATATCGACATGGTCCTAAGTATAGTGGAGAAATTTGTGATGCAGGACAACAATGCTGCTCAAACTACCCCAAAGGTATCTGAAGTGCTTGAGGAGACCAGAAGCCCAGCTTTAGTTTCAGGTGGTTCAAAGATTCTTGTAGCGAAGCTGGTTGATGGGTATCTTGCTGAGATAGCGAAAGACCCCAACTTACCTCTTCCAAAGTTTGTTGATCTTGCTCAAATGGTATCAGCCGACTCAAGGCCAGTGCATGATGGGCTTTATCGTGCTATTGACATGTATCTGAAG GAGCACCCATGTCTAAGCAAGAGTGAGAGAAAGAAGCTATGTCGTCTGATGGATTGCAAGAAGCTTTCTGTAAATGCCTGCACTCATGCTGTACAGAACGAGCGCCTCCCACTACGGGTGGTAGTCCAGGTCCTCTTCTTCGAGCAGGTTAGGGCAGCAGCTGCTACTGCAGGCCAGACCGTGAACAGTGGTGGTTCCTATGGGAGTTCAAGATCAGGTGTCACCACCAACACAGAGGATGACTGGGATGGAGTCCCAACAGTAGAAGACCTCAAGTCGCTCAAGTCTATGAAGCTCATGGATGGCAAGGAAAGTGAGAGGACCAGCAGCAGCAACAATGCTAGCAAGAACAATGGCAATGACAGAGCTGGCAGTGTCGAGGTGAAAGGCATGATGATGCCAAAGAAGATACTGGGCAAGCTGCTGTCAAGCAAAGGACAGGGAGGGGAGAACAGTAGCTCCGACACTTCCGGTAGCCCAGGCTCAGCAAACCGGGATGAGCCAAAGTCTACACCTTCAAGGAACACCAGACACCATGTTTCATAA